One Rhodocyclaceae bacterium genomic region harbors:
- a CDS encoding lipoprotein-releasing ABC transporter permease subunit, which translates to MSPYELFVGLRYTRAKRSNNFISFISFVSMLGMALGIAVLITVVSVMNGFQKEVRDRILGVLAHVQISGLEGGLADWQSVAATAEANPAVRGSAPYVLAQGLLGNDQVVRGAIIRGILPEREARVADFATFLRAGSIEALAPDSFATVLGIELARALGVGVGDKVLLIAPQGQITPAGVIPRLKQFTVVGIFEAGHFEFDSGLALVHIEDAQKLYRMGNAVTGVRLKLADMFQAPRVAREIARTMTSDTMVADWSRLNAGWFRAVEIEKRMMFIILSLIVAVAAFNIVSTLVMVVTEKRADIAILRTLGSTPSSIMAVFVIQGALIGILGTLLGVGGGVLLASNVDVVVPFIERTFGVQFLAKDVYFISELPSEVRMGDVTFVASISLALSFLATLYPSWRASRINPAQALRYE; encoded by the coding sequence GTGTCCCCATACGAGCTGTTCGTCGGGCTGCGCTACACGCGCGCCAAACGCAGCAACAACTTCATTTCCTTCATCTCGTTCGTGTCGATGCTCGGCATGGCGCTGGGCATCGCCGTCCTGATCACCGTGGTATCGGTGATGAACGGTTTCCAGAAGGAGGTGCGCGACCGCATTCTGGGCGTGCTCGCGCATGTGCAGATCTCAGGGCTCGAGGGCGGACTCGCCGATTGGCAGTCCGTCGCTGCCACTGCCGAAGCGAACCCTGCCGTGCGTGGCAGCGCCCCCTACGTGCTTGCGCAGGGACTGCTCGGCAACGACCAGGTGGTGCGCGGCGCGATCATCCGCGGCATCCTGCCGGAGCGCGAGGCGCGCGTGGCCGACTTCGCGACCTTCCTGCGCGCCGGCTCGATCGAGGCGCTCGCGCCGGACAGCTTCGCCACCGTGCTCGGCATCGAGCTTGCCCGTGCGCTCGGCGTAGGCGTCGGTGACAAGGTGCTGCTGATCGCCCCCCAGGGCCAGATCACGCCAGCGGGGGTGATCCCGCGGCTGAAACAGTTCACGGTAGTGGGCATCTTCGAGGCCGGACACTTCGAGTTCGACTCCGGGCTTGCTCTGGTGCATATCGAGGACGCGCAGAAGCTGTACCGGATGGGTAATGCCGTGACCGGCGTGCGCCTGAAGCTTGCCGACATGTTCCAGGCACCGCGGGTCGCGCGCGAGATCGCCCGCACGATGACCAGCGACACGATGGTGGCCGACTGGTCGAGGCTGAATGCCGGCTGGTTCAGGGCGGTGGAGATCGAGAAACGGATGATGTTCATCATCCTGTCGCTGATCGTCGCGGTCGCCGCGTTCAACATCGTGTCTACGCTGGTGATGGTGGTGACCGAGAAGCGTGCGGATATCGCGATCCTGCGCACGCTCGGGTCGACGCCTTCGAGCATCATGGCGGTGTTCGTGATCCAGGGGGCTCTGATCGGCATCCTCGGCACGTTGCTCGGCGTGGGCGGCGGCGTGCTGCTGGCATCCAACGTCGACGTCGTGGTGCCGTTCATCGAGCGTACGTTCGGCGTCCAGTTCCTGGCCAAGGACGTCTATTTCATCAGCGAACTGCCGTCGGAAGTCCGGATGGGCGACGTGACCTTCGTCGCCTCGATATCGCTGGCGCTGTCTTTCCTCGCCACGCTCTACCCGAGCTGGCGGGCGTCCCGCATCAATCCCGCGCAGGCCCTTCGCTATGAGTGA